One genomic window of Osmia bicornis bicornis chromosome 3, iOsmBic2.1, whole genome shotgun sequence includes the following:
- the LOC114872131 gene encoding ral GTPase-activating protein subunit beta isoform X1: protein MNLGVFNRVNLKDSQGGMYSEWASLSVLIQQGSEESQSVLEKFSPGAGKEVALSIVRQLAANLGITQAAEPSPLCTDKEVQWCMEVICFGLSLPLAEHDTVRDCVNVYCEWLSALYSTPKICVPKPIIDDPNFYARKIISHFHNLFVPRKGEVWPFLYQDLGTDTINRQAVLCHRVLRTLQQIARGPATLERETWESLLLFLIGINDALLAPPATREDAGEQLCERVLGVLLEVWLVACERNFPSPPLWRTLRESCLRWRHRLALVEQWNRVCLALTARLLQIMYGPMFPELKISEEDSQLVPPTMSDEAVAQAWYRLLRTIGDPVDLCRPAVISQTQAFLQYAIASPNVIDPCQHPCLQSLPQIFLKAIKGIAGQIDAFLVTNVLGVSQACCWEECCVSTITSGSASTGSGGMGWDKTSNKDLTQPSPTPPTQRRLAKSFSVTPSAVTKGIPKASLIGLTTSRVSSTPPMLMSNSGPSSASSTTSMTSLVQDIRPPLAPGRPKCNSILHLFGEWLFEAAFIGTDGWSQNLPQPSGATKRPSSVLVDGPSSLQENVNDVPPALCIDRYEAGRAEALGALCRIFCAKKTGEEIFPVYLARFYQAMNHGLKVDESRECGETLSSIILNSADLFRLDLNGVQVLVPAMISALETVLPEKDLKLKSNVVSKPDLRRASIHLLISMLALPLHFQNLTIKELPTFANSVITEKNHVTFAQLKSRLMNLLINALQVETDPQNTHMLLGALLLSVQDSAAAEEVEQVTQPDTMAHDSAVNLLSSVTSDSASQISISSDQRSLGETSDITTLQEECVAFDSAHALFVRATYLVCHRLISSWKTDLNISLAALEILSGLARTRIRETARKLTDALECKRAVKWLCDYIAYQCWRPPPAHSKDLHSSIVAAFSCLTIWLTAHPQLLQDKDCLTTVLEVVELGVSGTKSVGKPGEPIKMKDEKELKPASMRVRDAADALLTVILEQVGYFPSACGAQSLSSLLDEVSLLRHCNSWTGGRVPRQAAVERFRYFVAENATILALLEEPLGNDQDPQPTVTVLIRGPFGRNAWTLQLRHLPRHRSSIRSVNTNPGRPLPLAEAAPRTDYKPRFFPDNVDRIPHCKVDESIPSLEAVMNDNDVIRSEHQILSQLLERQMNIETKYCDGYDKVSDEKPDECVPPQICHEFQTARLFLSHFGFLNMEPKENDESRNGSLTALDPTIPGFSLDLETLDNISPRTCDTVYIFYVKAGQKSSTEVLSNVLHEANVSTNFLEFLNSLGWPVSVSAHAGWTGHVSTSWRVTPQLNVPQPAHSDHGGALYNGDTHVLYWADVSSEIAFVVPTQSNNMLNSDSLEETSFGSDISTNQVWFERSISESTSSRNCGTGQNTVQNSRAMSLDLEKQPPSLTGSNPSNSSSADPVKPRRATKQVLPVQTDIKIMVVWLESLEDYAQFPIGDLLPCTYTGLEQSRVIQASDVQVIFIQALSSGLMRVRLQGPVSRINLATPLIDGMVVSRRVLGTLVRQTALNMGRRKRLDNDSYHPPHVRRRLKIQEMVQKYRKNLTDPELLTLLFSSTQTYQV from the exons ATGAATTTAGGCGTGTTTAACAGAGTTAATCTTAAG gaTTCCCAAGGAGGAATGTATTCCGAATGGGCTTCTCTAAGTGTTTTAATTCAGCAAGGCTCAGAAGAAAGCCAAAGTGTGCTAGAGAAATTTTCACCTGGAGCAGGAAAAGAAGTTGCATTGTCTATTGTACGTCAACTTGCTGCAAATCTTGGTATTACACAAGCAGCTGAGCCAAGTCCATTATGTACAGATAAAGAAGTACAATGGTGTATGGAAGTGATATGTTTTGGATTATCATTACCGCTAGCTGAACATGATACTGTCAGAGATTGTGTTAATGTATATTGTGAATGGTTATCTGCATTATATTCCACACCAAAGATTTGTGTACCCAAACCAATTATAGATGATCCTAATTTTTATGCAAGGAAAATAATAAgtcattttcataatttatttgttccaCGAAAAGGAGAAG TTTGGCCATTTTTATATCAGGATCTag gGACAGATACAATTAATAGACAAGCTGTTTTATGCCATAGAGTGCTTAGAACATTACAGCAAATTGCAAGAGGCCCTGCTACCTTAGAAAGGGAAACTTGGGAAAGCTTGTTACTATTTCTTATTGGTATTAATGATGCACTGTTAGCTCCACCAGCAACAAGGGAAGATGCTGGAGAGCAATTGTGTGAAAGAGTTCTAGGTGTATTATTAGAG gTATGGTTGGTCGCGTGTGAACGTAATTTTCCTTCACCACCATTATGGCGCACATTAAGGGAGTCTTGTTTGCGTTGGAGACACAGATTAGCATTAGTAGAACAATGGAATCGTGTCTGTCTTGCTCTTACAGCAAGACTTTTGCAAATTATGTATGGCCCAATGTTTCCAGAACTAAAAATAA GCGAAGAAGATTCTCAACTTGTACCACCTACAATGTCAGATGAAGCAGTAGCACAAGCTTGGTACAGACTTTTACGAACTATAGGCGATCCAGTTGATTTATGCAGACCTGCTGTTATTTCACAGACACAAGCATTTTTACAATATGCTATTGCTAGCCCAAATGTAATAGATCCATGTCAACATCCATGTTTGCAAAGCTTACCACAGATATTTTTGAAAGCCATAAAAGGTATAGCTGGACAGATTGACGCTTTTCTTG TCACAAATGTTTTAGGAGTTTCACAGGCATGTTGCTGGGAAGAGTGTTGTGTATCTACAATCACATCTGGATCTGCTAGCACTGGAAGTGGAGGTATGGGGTGGGATAAAACAAGTAATAAGGATCTGACACAACCTTCTCCTACACCTCCAACACAGCGCAGACTTGCCAAAAGTTTCAGTGTTACACCTTCTGCAGTAACTAAGG gAATTCCGAAAGCTTCCTTAATTGGTTTAACAACGAGTCGTGTTTCAAGTACACCACCTATGTTAATGTCTAATTCAGGACCATCATCAGCTTCGAGTACCAcat CTATGACCTCTCTAGTTCAAGATATTAGACCTCCTTTAGCTCCAGGACGTCCAAAATGTAATAGTATATTGCATCTTTTTGGAGAATGGTTATTTGAGGCTGCATTTATAGGTACTGATGGATGGTCACAAAATTTGCCTC AACCGTCAGGTGCAACGAAACGCCCGTCTTCCGTACTTGTTGACGGTCCTAGTTCATTACAAGAAAATGTTAACGATGTACCACCAGCTCTTTGTATAGATCGTTACGAAGCTGGAAGAGCAGAAGCTTTAGGTGCATTATGTAGAATTTTCTGTGCTAAAAAAACTGGCGAAGAGATTTTCCCTGTCTATCTAGCTAGATTTTATCAAGCAATGAATCATGGTCTTAAAGTTGATGAA tcTCGGGAATGTGGCGAAACATTATCAagcattattttaaattctgcAGATTTATTTCGTTTAGATTTAAATGGCGTACAAGTACTGGTACCAGCAATGATTTCGGCACTTGAAACTGTACTTCCagaaaaagatttaaaacTGAAATCTAACGTGGTATCAAAACCAGATTTGCGAAGAGCCTccatacatttattaatatcaATGCTAGCATTACCTTTACACTTCCAA AATCTTACTATAAAAGAACTTCCAACATTTGCAAATTCGGTAATCACGGAAAAGAATCATGTAACATTTGCACAACTAAAATCAAGACTTATGAATTTGCTTATAAATGCATTACAAGTTGAAACTGATCCTCAGAATACTCATATGTTATTAG gagCCCTTTTATTAAGTGTACAAGATTCTGCAGCAGCAGAAGAAGTTGAACAAGTTACACAACCTGATACTATGGCACATGATTCTGCTGTTAACTTATTGTCCTCAG TCACCAGCGATTCAGCCAGTCAAATAAGTATATCCAGTGACCAACGCTCACTCGGCGAAACCTCTGATATTACAACTCTTCAAGAGGAATGTGTTGCATTTG ATTCAGCTCATGCTCTTTTTGTAAGAGCAACATACTTAGTTTGCCACAGATTAATATCGTCATGGAAAACAGATCTGAATATTTCTTTAGCAGCTCTTGAAATATTATCAGGATTAGCAAGAACACGTATTCGTGAAACAG CAAGGAAACTAACAG ATGCCCTAGAATGTAAACGTGCCGTAAAATGGTTGTGTGATTATATTGCATATCAGTGTTGGCGTCCGCCGccggctcattcgaaagatcTCCATTCCTCCATTGTTGCTGCCTTTAGTTGCTTAACAATTTGGTTAACTGCTCATCCTCAATTACTACAA GACAAGGATTGTTTAACTACAGTTTTAGAAGTAGTTGAACTTGGTGTGTCAGGAACCAAAAGTGTAGGCAAACCTGGTGAACctattaaaatgaaagatgAGAAAGAATTAAAACCAGCATCTATGCGTGTTAGAGATGCTGCTGATGCACTTCTTACAGTCATTCTAGAACAA gTTGGTTATTTTCCCAGTGCATGTGGAGCACAATCATTGTCATCATTATTAGATGAAGTGTCGCTTCTTCGTCATTGCAATAGTTGGACTGGTGGTCGAGTGCCCCGTCAAGCGGCAGTTGAAAGATTTCGTTATTTCGTTGCCGAGAATGCTACTATTTTAGCTTTATTAGAAGAGCCTCTTGGAAACGATCAAGACCCACAACCTACTGTAACAGTATTAATACGCGGTCCATTTGGTAGAAATGCATGGACATTACAACTTCGACATTTACCAAGGCACAGATCTAGTATAAGAAGTGTTAATACAAATCCAGGTCGACCACTGCCGTTAGCAGAAGCTGCACCACGTACAGATTACAAACCTAGATTCTTTCCTGATAATGTGGACCGAATTCCTCATTGTAAAGT GGATGAATCTATACCGAGTCTTGAGGCAGTCATGAATGATAATGACGTGATAAGAAGTGAACATCAAATTTTATCACAGTTATTGGAACGTCAAATGAATATTGAAACGAAATATTGTGATGGATATGATAAAGTTTCAGATGAAAAACCGGACGAATGTGTACCACCTCAAATATGTCACGAATTTCAAACAGCTCGTCTTTTTTTAAGTCATTTTGGTTTTCTAAATATGGAACCCAAAGAAAATGATGAGTCCAGAAATGGTAGTCTTACAGCCTTGGATCCTACCATTCCAGGATTTTCTTTAGATTTAGAAACTTTAGATAATATTAGTCCAAGAACATGTGACACTGTATATATCTTTTATGTGAAAGCTGGTCAAAAAAGCTCTACAGAAGTATTATCTAATGtg TTACATGAAGCGAATGTGTCAACCaattttttggaatttttaaattctcttGGATGGCCTGTTTCTGTATCAGCACATGCAGGCTGGACTggtcatgtttccacttcaTGGAGGGTGACACCACAGTTAAATGTTCCACAACCAGCTCATTCTGATCATGGTGGGGCACTTTATAATGGAGATACTCACGTACTTTATTGGGCAGATGTTAGCTCCGAAATCGCTTTTGTAGTACCAACTCAATCAAACAATATGCTGAATTCAGACTCTTTAGAAGAAACAAGTTTTGGTAGCGATATTAGTACTAATCAAG TTTGGTTCGAAAGAAGCATCAGTGAAAGTACTAGCTCCCGAAATTGTGGAACGGGGCAGAACACAGTACAAAATTCACGAGCGATGTCGCTTGATTTAGAAAAGCAACCACCCAGTTTAACAGGATCTAATCCATCTAATTCTTCTAGTGCAGATCCAGTTAAACCAAGAAGAGCAACCAAACAAGTTTTACCTGTACAAACCGATATCAAAATTATGGTTGTTTGGCTAGAAAGCTTAGAAGATTATGCTCAATTTCCAATTG GTGATCTTCTCCCTTGTACCTACACTGGCCTTGAACAATCTAGAGTAATACAAGCATCAGATGTTCaagtaattttcattcaaGCACTTAGTAGTGGATTAATGAGAGTCAGATTACAAGGTCCAGTTTCTAGAATTAATTTAGCCACTCCTTTAATTGATGGTATGGTCGTGTCGAGACGGGTATTGGGAACACTTGTCAGACAAACAGCATTGAATATGGGACGTAGAAAACGACTTGATAATGACAG TTATCATCCACCACATGTTCGTAGACGgttaaaaattcaagaaatggtacagaaatatagaaaaaatttAACTGATCCAGAATTATTAACACTATTATTTAGTAGCACACAAACTTATCAAGTTTAg
- the LOC114872131 gene encoding ral GTPase-activating protein subunit beta isoform X5 — protein sequence MNLGVFNRVNLKDSQGGMYSEWASLSVLIQQGSEESQSVLEKFSPGAGKEVALSIVRQLAANLGITQAAEPSPLCTDKEVQWCMEVICFGLSLPLAEHDTVRDCVNVYCEWLSALYSTPKICVPKPIIDDPNFYARKIISHFHNLFVPRKGEVWPFLYQDLGTDTINRQAVLCHRVLRTLQQIARGPATLERETWESLLLFLIGINDALLAPPATREDAGEQLCERVLGVLLEVWLVACERNFPSPPLWRTLRESCLRWRHRLALVEQWNRVCLALTARLLQIMYGPMFPELKISEEDSQLVPPTMSDEAVAQAWYRLLRTIGDPVDLCRPAVISQTQAFLQYAIASPNVIDPCQHPCLQSLPQIFLKAIKGIAGQIDAFLVTNVLGVSQACCWEECCVSTITSGSASTGSGGMGWDKTSNKDLTQPSPTPPTQRRLAKSFSVTPSAVTKGIPKASLIGLTTSRVSSTPPMLMSNSGPSSASSTTSMTSLVQDIRPPLAPGRPKCNSILHLFGEWLFEAAFIGTDGWSQNLPQPSGATKRPSSVLVDGPSSLQENVNDVPPALCIDRYEAGRAEALGALCRIFCAKKTGEEIFPVYLARFYQAMNHGLKVDESRECGETLSSIILNSADLFRLDLNGVQVLVPAMISALETVLPEKDLKLKSNVVSKPDLRRASIHLLISMLALPLHFQNLTIKELPTFANSVITEKNHVTFAQLKSRLMNLLINALQVETDPQNTHMLLGALLLSVQDSAAAEEVEQVTQPDTMAHDSAVNLLSSDSAHALFVRATYLVCHRLISSWKTDLNISLAALEILSGLARTRIRETARKLTDALECKRAVKWLCDYIAYQCWRPPPAHSKDLHSSIVAAFSCLTIWLTAHPQLLQDKDCLTTVLEVVELGVSGTKSVGKPGEPIKMKDEKELKPASMRVRDAADALLTVILEQVGYFPSACGAQSLSSLLDEVSLLRHCNSWTGGRVPRQAAVERFRYFVAENATILALLEEPLGNDQDPQPTVTVLIRGPFGRNAWTLQLRHLPRHRSSIRSVNTNPGRPLPLAEAAPRTDYKPRFFPDNVDRIPHCKVDESIPSLEAVMNDNDVIRSEHQILSQLLERQMNIETKYCDGYDKVSDEKPDECVPPQICHEFQTARLFLSHFGFLNMEPKENDESRNGSLTALDPTIPGFSLDLETLDNISPRTCDTVYIFYVKAGQKSSTEVLSNVLHEANVSTNFLEFLNSLGWPVSVSAHAGWTGHVSTSWRVTPQLNVPQPAHSDHGGALYNGDTHVLYWADVSSEIAFVVPTQSNNMLNSDSLEETSFGSDISTNQVWFERSISESTSSRNCGTGQNTVQNSRAMSLDLEKQPPSLTGSNPSNSSSADPVKPRRATKQVLPVQTDIKIMVVWLESLEDYAQFPIGDLLPCTYTGLEQSRVIQASDVQVIFIQALSSGLMRVRLQGPVSRINLATPLIDGMVVSRRVLGTLVRQTALNMGRRKRLDNDSYHPPHVRRRLKIQEMVQKYRKNLTDPELLTLLFSSTQTYQV from the exons ATGAATTTAGGCGTGTTTAACAGAGTTAATCTTAAG gaTTCCCAAGGAGGAATGTATTCCGAATGGGCTTCTCTAAGTGTTTTAATTCAGCAAGGCTCAGAAGAAAGCCAAAGTGTGCTAGAGAAATTTTCACCTGGAGCAGGAAAAGAAGTTGCATTGTCTATTGTACGTCAACTTGCTGCAAATCTTGGTATTACACAAGCAGCTGAGCCAAGTCCATTATGTACAGATAAAGAAGTACAATGGTGTATGGAAGTGATATGTTTTGGATTATCATTACCGCTAGCTGAACATGATACTGTCAGAGATTGTGTTAATGTATATTGTGAATGGTTATCTGCATTATATTCCACACCAAAGATTTGTGTACCCAAACCAATTATAGATGATCCTAATTTTTATGCAAGGAAAATAATAAgtcattttcataatttatttgttccaCGAAAAGGAGAAG TTTGGCCATTTTTATATCAGGATCTag gGACAGATACAATTAATAGACAAGCTGTTTTATGCCATAGAGTGCTTAGAACATTACAGCAAATTGCAAGAGGCCCTGCTACCTTAGAAAGGGAAACTTGGGAAAGCTTGTTACTATTTCTTATTGGTATTAATGATGCACTGTTAGCTCCACCAGCAACAAGGGAAGATGCTGGAGAGCAATTGTGTGAAAGAGTTCTAGGTGTATTATTAGAG gTATGGTTGGTCGCGTGTGAACGTAATTTTCCTTCACCACCATTATGGCGCACATTAAGGGAGTCTTGTTTGCGTTGGAGACACAGATTAGCATTAGTAGAACAATGGAATCGTGTCTGTCTTGCTCTTACAGCAAGACTTTTGCAAATTATGTATGGCCCAATGTTTCCAGAACTAAAAATAA GCGAAGAAGATTCTCAACTTGTACCACCTACAATGTCAGATGAAGCAGTAGCACAAGCTTGGTACAGACTTTTACGAACTATAGGCGATCCAGTTGATTTATGCAGACCTGCTGTTATTTCACAGACACAAGCATTTTTACAATATGCTATTGCTAGCCCAAATGTAATAGATCCATGTCAACATCCATGTTTGCAAAGCTTACCACAGATATTTTTGAAAGCCATAAAAGGTATAGCTGGACAGATTGACGCTTTTCTTG TCACAAATGTTTTAGGAGTTTCACAGGCATGTTGCTGGGAAGAGTGTTGTGTATCTACAATCACATCTGGATCTGCTAGCACTGGAAGTGGAGGTATGGGGTGGGATAAAACAAGTAATAAGGATCTGACACAACCTTCTCCTACACCTCCAACACAGCGCAGACTTGCCAAAAGTTTCAGTGTTACACCTTCTGCAGTAACTAAGG gAATTCCGAAAGCTTCCTTAATTGGTTTAACAACGAGTCGTGTTTCAAGTACACCACCTATGTTAATGTCTAATTCAGGACCATCATCAGCTTCGAGTACCAcat CTATGACCTCTCTAGTTCAAGATATTAGACCTCCTTTAGCTCCAGGACGTCCAAAATGTAATAGTATATTGCATCTTTTTGGAGAATGGTTATTTGAGGCTGCATTTATAGGTACTGATGGATGGTCACAAAATTTGCCTC AACCGTCAGGTGCAACGAAACGCCCGTCTTCCGTACTTGTTGACGGTCCTAGTTCATTACAAGAAAATGTTAACGATGTACCACCAGCTCTTTGTATAGATCGTTACGAAGCTGGAAGAGCAGAAGCTTTAGGTGCATTATGTAGAATTTTCTGTGCTAAAAAAACTGGCGAAGAGATTTTCCCTGTCTATCTAGCTAGATTTTATCAAGCAATGAATCATGGTCTTAAAGTTGATGAA tcTCGGGAATGTGGCGAAACATTATCAagcattattttaaattctgcAGATTTATTTCGTTTAGATTTAAATGGCGTACAAGTACTGGTACCAGCAATGATTTCGGCACTTGAAACTGTACTTCCagaaaaagatttaaaacTGAAATCTAACGTGGTATCAAAACCAGATTTGCGAAGAGCCTccatacatttattaatatcaATGCTAGCATTACCTTTACACTTCCAA AATCTTACTATAAAAGAACTTCCAACATTTGCAAATTCGGTAATCACGGAAAAGAATCATGTAACATTTGCACAACTAAAATCAAGACTTATGAATTTGCTTATAAATGCATTACAAGTTGAAACTGATCCTCAGAATACTCATATGTTATTAG gagCCCTTTTATTAAGTGTACAAGATTCTGCAGCAGCAGAAGAAGTTGAACAAGTTACACAACCTGATACTATGGCACATGATTCTGCTGTTAACTTATTGTCCTCAG ATTCAGCTCATGCTCTTTTTGTAAGAGCAACATACTTAGTTTGCCACAGATTAATATCGTCATGGAAAACAGATCTGAATATTTCTTTAGCAGCTCTTGAAATATTATCAGGATTAGCAAGAACACGTATTCGTGAAACAG CAAGGAAACTAACAG ATGCCCTAGAATGTAAACGTGCCGTAAAATGGTTGTGTGATTATATTGCATATCAGTGTTGGCGTCCGCCGccggctcattcgaaagatcTCCATTCCTCCATTGTTGCTGCCTTTAGTTGCTTAACAATTTGGTTAACTGCTCATCCTCAATTACTACAA GACAAGGATTGTTTAACTACAGTTTTAGAAGTAGTTGAACTTGGTGTGTCAGGAACCAAAAGTGTAGGCAAACCTGGTGAACctattaaaatgaaagatgAGAAAGAATTAAAACCAGCATCTATGCGTGTTAGAGATGCTGCTGATGCACTTCTTACAGTCATTCTAGAACAA gTTGGTTATTTTCCCAGTGCATGTGGAGCACAATCATTGTCATCATTATTAGATGAAGTGTCGCTTCTTCGTCATTGCAATAGTTGGACTGGTGGTCGAGTGCCCCGTCAAGCGGCAGTTGAAAGATTTCGTTATTTCGTTGCCGAGAATGCTACTATTTTAGCTTTATTAGAAGAGCCTCTTGGAAACGATCAAGACCCACAACCTACTGTAACAGTATTAATACGCGGTCCATTTGGTAGAAATGCATGGACATTACAACTTCGACATTTACCAAGGCACAGATCTAGTATAAGAAGTGTTAATACAAATCCAGGTCGACCACTGCCGTTAGCAGAAGCTGCACCACGTACAGATTACAAACCTAGATTCTTTCCTGATAATGTGGACCGAATTCCTCATTGTAAAGT GGATGAATCTATACCGAGTCTTGAGGCAGTCATGAATGATAATGACGTGATAAGAAGTGAACATCAAATTTTATCACAGTTATTGGAACGTCAAATGAATATTGAAACGAAATATTGTGATGGATATGATAAAGTTTCAGATGAAAAACCGGACGAATGTGTACCACCTCAAATATGTCACGAATTTCAAACAGCTCGTCTTTTTTTAAGTCATTTTGGTTTTCTAAATATGGAACCCAAAGAAAATGATGAGTCCAGAAATGGTAGTCTTACAGCCTTGGATCCTACCATTCCAGGATTTTCTTTAGATTTAGAAACTTTAGATAATATTAGTCCAAGAACATGTGACACTGTATATATCTTTTATGTGAAAGCTGGTCAAAAAAGCTCTACAGAAGTATTATCTAATGtg TTACATGAAGCGAATGTGTCAACCaattttttggaatttttaaattctcttGGATGGCCTGTTTCTGTATCAGCACATGCAGGCTGGACTggtcatgtttccacttcaTGGAGGGTGACACCACAGTTAAATGTTCCACAACCAGCTCATTCTGATCATGGTGGGGCACTTTATAATGGAGATACTCACGTACTTTATTGGGCAGATGTTAGCTCCGAAATCGCTTTTGTAGTACCAACTCAATCAAACAATATGCTGAATTCAGACTCTTTAGAAGAAACAAGTTTTGGTAGCGATATTAGTACTAATCAAG TTTGGTTCGAAAGAAGCATCAGTGAAAGTACTAGCTCCCGAAATTGTGGAACGGGGCAGAACACAGTACAAAATTCACGAGCGATGTCGCTTGATTTAGAAAAGCAACCACCCAGTTTAACAGGATCTAATCCATCTAATTCTTCTAGTGCAGATCCAGTTAAACCAAGAAGAGCAACCAAACAAGTTTTACCTGTACAAACCGATATCAAAATTATGGTTGTTTGGCTAGAAAGCTTAGAAGATTATGCTCAATTTCCAATTG GTGATCTTCTCCCTTGTACCTACACTGGCCTTGAACAATCTAGAGTAATACAAGCATCAGATGTTCaagtaattttcattcaaGCACTTAGTAGTGGATTAATGAGAGTCAGATTACAAGGTCCAGTTTCTAGAATTAATTTAGCCACTCCTTTAATTGATGGTATGGTCGTGTCGAGACGGGTATTGGGAACACTTGTCAGACAAACAGCATTGAATATGGGACGTAGAAAACGACTTGATAATGACAG TTATCATCCACCACATGTTCGTAGACGgttaaaaattcaagaaatggtacagaaatatagaaaaaatttAACTGATCCAGAATTATTAACACTATTATTTAGTAGCACACAAACTTATCAAGTTTAg